The Musa acuminata AAA Group cultivar baxijiao chromosome BXJ1-3, Cavendish_Baxijiao_AAA, whole genome shotgun sequence genome window below encodes:
- the LOC135629685 gene encoding formin-like protein 5 isoform X2, with protein sequence MDTKRIVLFLFCLIFFPVLVMKESAGRQGGEGLSLALGDARLMSPPMMHEDTGVMRVSKVIRSLSPDIKHAVFKCLIRKGFHFDVFEDEHKLKNLYMECLDFILTLRPVPRRHLADQPPTAAPALSPAAGPSPPPASSPDARAEPQTPSPTPSQDSDLASASSSFPNESFSDLPSDIPPPKGPKPSKKKRHAAPHAPKEEENNQTKLVIIAVVISSAVTSLLLACVFCCYRKCCRESNDSFSGRDERPLLHLSLSDLSGTSSKSFGPIGSNHSDNFGGLPLKNGPLQNGHVFSSDLNSDNTLLPDRLSGYSHTSSIPSFGHKDTSETKASLPPPPGRPTLSTVVPPPPAAIPPPPAAIPPPPAAIPPSPAAVPPPPAAPPPPPSAMPPSKAAPPPPAPRPPLSNQKPGAGLPPPPPKAALPPRQSQGSSRTIRPPIAPNPGSLGAAGNGNSSKTKLKPFFWDKVLANPDQSNVWNQIRSGSFQFDEEMIETLFGYNAAGKTRVEIKKQSTTGDPPIQYIQLLDPKKSQNLAISLKALSVKKQEVHEALMEGNELPSALLQTLLRMQPTTDEELKLRLYNGDLSLLGPAEQFLRDLVDIPFAYKRMDVLLFMSSLHEDVSSIKDSFATLEVACTELRSNRLFLKLLEAVLKTGNRMNDGTYRGGAQAFKLDTLLKLSDVKGADGKTTLLHFVVKEMIRYEGIRAARVARQSGSMSSLTNYSFFTDDVSEDSLKESGDELRNLGLTVVCGLSGELENVKKAAGLDADAITGTVASFGRRLIEIKQFLNTDMRNLEEVSGFHDTLKYFVEHAEAAITFLLEEERRIRSLVQSTTDYFHGSAAKDEGLRLFVIVRDFLGMIDKTCKEVRESSKKVSKAPKAKDSATANPTPDPRQRLFPAITDRRVDSSSSDEEGP encoded by the exons ATGGATACGAAAAGGATCGTGCTTTTCCTCTTTTGTCTCATTTTTTTCCCTGTTCTGGTGATGAAAGAATCAGCGGGGAGGCAGGGAGGGGAGGGATTGTCATTGGCTTTGGGAGATGCTAGGTTGATGAGTCCCCCCATGATGCACGAGGACACG GGTGTGATGCGTGTTTCTAAAGTCATAAGATCTCTCTCACCAGACATAAAGCATGCAGTTTTCAAATGCCTAATTAGGAAAGGATTCCACTTTGATGTTTTTGAAGATGAGCATAAACTGAAAAATCTGTATATGGAATGCTTGGACTTCATACTTACTCTTCGTCCTGTTCCAAGAAGACATTTAGCAGATCAACCTCCAACTGCTGCACCTGCCTTGTCTCCAGCTGCCGGACCATCTCCTCCTCCAGCTTCATCACCCGATGCTAGAGCTGAACCACAAACACCTAGTCCTACTCCATCACAAGATTCTGATCTAGCATCAGCAAGCTCTTCATTCCCTAATGAGTCCTTCTCAGATTTGCCAAGTGACATCCCTCCACCAAAAGGTCCAAAACCATCCAAAAAGAAACGACATGCTGCTCCACATGCACCCAAGGAAGAGGAAAACAACCAAACAAAATTAGTTATCATCGCTGTAGTGATATCTTCAGCTGTGACATCTCTTCTTCTTGCATGTGTATTCTGTTGTTATCGGAAATGTTGTAGGGAAAGCAATGACTCATTTAGTGGAAGGGATGAGAGGCCCCTCTTGCATCTAAGCTTAAGTGATTTGTCTG GTACGTCAAGTAAGTCATTTGGACCAATTGGTTCGAATCATAGTGATAATTTTGGAGGGTTGCCACTTAAAAATGGACCACTCCAAAATGGTCATGTATTTTCCTCAGATCTCAACTCAGACAATACCTTACTACCTGACAGACTATCAGGATATTCCCATACTTCAAGTATTCCATCGTTTGGACATAAAGACACTTCTGAAACAAAAGCATCACTTCCTCCTCCGCCTGGTAGGCCTACTCTTTCAACTGTTGTTCCACCTCCACCTGCTGCTATCCCTCCTCCACCTGCTGCTATCCCTCCTCCACCTGCTGCCATCCCTCCTTCACCTGCTGCCGTCCCTCCTCCacctgctgctcctcctcctcctccatctgctATGCCTCCTAGTAAGGCGGCTCCTCCACCTCCTGCTCCACGACCACCATTGTCTAACCAAAAGCCTGGTGCTGggcttccaccaccaccaccgaaaGCTGCACTTCCTCCTCGTCAATCTCAAGGAAGTTCAAGAACCATACGACCACCAATTGCACCCAATCCAGGAAGCCTTGGTGCAGCTGGTAATGGCAATAGTTCTAAAACAAAGCTGAAGCCATTCTTTTGGGATAAAGTTCTTGCAAACCCAGATCAGTCCAATGTCTGGAATCAGATTAGATCAGGATCTTTCCA GTTCGACGAAGAGATGATAGAAACACTATTTGGCTACAATGCTGCTGGTAAAACCAGAGTTGAAATAAAGAAGCAATCAACCACTGGTGATCCTCCTATACAGTACATTCAGCTTCTTGACCCCAAGAAATCACAGAATTTGGCAATATCATTAAAGGCTCTGAGTGTCAAAAAACAAGAAGTCCATGAAGCACTCATGGAAG GAAATGAGCTTCCTAGTGCTCTTCTGCAAACATTGTTGAGAATGCAACCAACCACCGACGAAGAGTTGAAACTTCGGCTGTATAATGGTGATTTGTCCCTACTGGGGCCAGCAGAACAATTCCTAAGGGACTTGGTTGATATTCCTTTTGCCTATAAAAGGATGGATGTCTTGCTATTTATGTCTTCTCTACATGAAGATGTCTCAAGCATAAAGGATTCATTTGCGACTCTTGAG GTAGCTTGCACAGAACTCAGAAGCAATCGTCTGTTCTTAAAGCTATTAGAAGCTGTTCTTAAAACTGGCAACCGCATGAATGATGGCACCTACCGTGGAGGTGCTCAGGCATTTAAGCTTGACACGCTCTTGAAGTTGTCAGATGTTAAGGGTGCTGATGGGAAGACCACTCTGTTGCATTTTGTTGTCAAAGAGATGATTCGCTATGAAGGTATACGTGCTGCACGTGTGGCAAGACAAAGTGGTAGCATGTCCAGCCTGACAAATTACAGCTTTTTCACTGATGATGTATCTGAAGATTCGCTTAAAGAATCTGGAGACGAATTGCGTAATCTTGGCCTTACGGTTGTTTGTGGTCTTAGCGGTGAGCTTGAGAATGTCAAGAAGGCAGCTGGATTGGATGCCGATGCCATAACAGGTACAGTGGCAAGCTTTGGTCGCAGGTTGATAGAGATCAAGCAGTTTCTGAACACAGACATGAGAAATCTGGAAGAGGTTAGTGGGTTTCACGATACCCTCAAGTATTTCGTAGAGCATGCTGAGGCTGCCATAACTTTCTTGTTGGAAGAAGAAAGGAGAATAAGATCCTTGGTGCAGAGCACCACAGATTATTTTCATGGGAGTGCAGCAAAAGATGAAGGTTTACGGCTATTTGTTATCGTGCGAGATTTTCTTGGCATGATAGATAAGACATGCAAAGAAGTAAGGGAATCATCTAAGAAAGTTTCAAAGGCACCAAAAGCTAAGGACAGTGCAACTGCAAATCCTACTCCTGATCCCCGACAGCGACTATTTCCTGCAATTACGGATCGGCGGGTAGACAGTTCCAGTTCAGATGAAGAGGGGCCCTAA
- the LOC135629685 gene encoding formin-like protein 3 isoform X3 encodes MDTKRIVLFLFCLIFFPVLVMKESAGRQGGEGLSLALGDARLMSPPMMHEDTGVMRVSKVIRSLSPDIKHAVFKCLIRKGFHFDVFEDEHKLKNLYMECLDFILTLRPVPRRHLADQPPTAAPALSPAAGPSPPPASSPDARAEPQTPSPTPSQDSDLASASSSFPNESFSDLPSDIPPPKGPKPSKKKRHAAPHAPKEEENNQTKLVIIAVVISSAVTSLLLACVFCCYRKCCRESNDSFSGRDERPLLHLSLSDLSGTSSKSFGPIGSNHSDNFGGLPLKNGPLQNGHVFSSDLNSDNTLLPDRLSGYSHTSSIPSPTLSTVVPPPPAAIPPPPAAIPPPPAAIPPSPAAVPPPPAAPPPPPSAMPPSKAAPPPPAPRPPLSNQKPGAGLPPPPPKAALPPRQSQGSSRTIRPPIAPNPGSLGAAGNGNSSKTKLKPFFWDKVLANPDQSNVWNQIRSGSFQFDEEMIETLFGYNAAGKTRVEIKKQSTTGDPPIQYIQLLDPKKSQNLAISLKALSVKKQEVHEALMEGNELPSALLQTLLRMQPTTDEELKLRLYNGDLSLLGPAEQFLRDLVDIPFAYKRMDVLLFMSSLHEDVSSIKDSFATLEVACTELRSNRLFLKLLEAVLKTGNRMNDGTYRGGAQAFKLDTLLKLSDVKGADGKTTLLHFVVKEMIRYEGIRAARVARQSGSMSSLTNYSFFTDDVSEDSLKESGDELRNLGLTVVCGLSGELENVKKAAGLDADAITGTVASFGRRLIEIKQFLNTDMRNLEEVSGFHDTLKYFVEHAEAAITFLLEEERRIRSLVQSTTDYFHGSAAKDEGLRLFVIVRDFLGMIDKTCKEVRESSKKVSKAPKAKDSATANPTPDPRQRLFPAITDRRVDSSSSDEEGP; translated from the exons ATGGATACGAAAAGGATCGTGCTTTTCCTCTTTTGTCTCATTTTTTTCCCTGTTCTGGTGATGAAAGAATCAGCGGGGAGGCAGGGAGGGGAGGGATTGTCATTGGCTTTGGGAGATGCTAGGTTGATGAGTCCCCCCATGATGCACGAGGACACG GGTGTGATGCGTGTTTCTAAAGTCATAAGATCTCTCTCACCAGACATAAAGCATGCAGTTTTCAAATGCCTAATTAGGAAAGGATTCCACTTTGATGTTTTTGAAGATGAGCATAAACTGAAAAATCTGTATATGGAATGCTTGGACTTCATACTTACTCTTCGTCCTGTTCCAAGAAGACATTTAGCAGATCAACCTCCAACTGCTGCACCTGCCTTGTCTCCAGCTGCCGGACCATCTCCTCCTCCAGCTTCATCACCCGATGCTAGAGCTGAACCACAAACACCTAGTCCTACTCCATCACAAGATTCTGATCTAGCATCAGCAAGCTCTTCATTCCCTAATGAGTCCTTCTCAGATTTGCCAAGTGACATCCCTCCACCAAAAGGTCCAAAACCATCCAAAAAGAAACGACATGCTGCTCCACATGCACCCAAGGAAGAGGAAAACAACCAAACAAAATTAGTTATCATCGCTGTAGTGATATCTTCAGCTGTGACATCTCTTCTTCTTGCATGTGTATTCTGTTGTTATCGGAAATGTTGTAGGGAAAGCAATGACTCATTTAGTGGAAGGGATGAGAGGCCCCTCTTGCATCTAAGCTTAAGTGATTTGTCTG GTACGTCAAGTAAGTCATTTGGACCAATTGGTTCGAATCATAGTGATAATTTTGGAGGGTTGCCACTTAAAAATGGACCACTCCAAAATGGTCATGTATTTTCCTCAGATCTCAACTCAGACAATACCTTACTACCTGACAGACTATCAGGATATTCCCATACTTCAAGTATTCCATC GCCTACTCTTTCAACTGTTGTTCCACCTCCACCTGCTGCTATCCCTCCTCCACCTGCTGCTATCCCTCCTCCACCTGCTGCCATCCCTCCTTCACCTGCTGCCGTCCCTCCTCCacctgctgctcctcctcctcctccatctgctATGCCTCCTAGTAAGGCGGCTCCTCCACCTCCTGCTCCACGACCACCATTGTCTAACCAAAAGCCTGGTGCTGggcttccaccaccaccaccgaaaGCTGCACTTCCTCCTCGTCAATCTCAAGGAAGTTCAAGAACCATACGACCACCAATTGCACCCAATCCAGGAAGCCTTGGTGCAGCTGGTAATGGCAATAGTTCTAAAACAAAGCTGAAGCCATTCTTTTGGGATAAAGTTCTTGCAAACCCAGATCAGTCCAATGTCTGGAATCAGATTAGATCAGGATCTTTCCA GTTCGACGAAGAGATGATAGAAACACTATTTGGCTACAATGCTGCTGGTAAAACCAGAGTTGAAATAAAGAAGCAATCAACCACTGGTGATCCTCCTATACAGTACATTCAGCTTCTTGACCCCAAGAAATCACAGAATTTGGCAATATCATTAAAGGCTCTGAGTGTCAAAAAACAAGAAGTCCATGAAGCACTCATGGAAG GAAATGAGCTTCCTAGTGCTCTTCTGCAAACATTGTTGAGAATGCAACCAACCACCGACGAAGAGTTGAAACTTCGGCTGTATAATGGTGATTTGTCCCTACTGGGGCCAGCAGAACAATTCCTAAGGGACTTGGTTGATATTCCTTTTGCCTATAAAAGGATGGATGTCTTGCTATTTATGTCTTCTCTACATGAAGATGTCTCAAGCATAAAGGATTCATTTGCGACTCTTGAG GTAGCTTGCACAGAACTCAGAAGCAATCGTCTGTTCTTAAAGCTATTAGAAGCTGTTCTTAAAACTGGCAACCGCATGAATGATGGCACCTACCGTGGAGGTGCTCAGGCATTTAAGCTTGACACGCTCTTGAAGTTGTCAGATGTTAAGGGTGCTGATGGGAAGACCACTCTGTTGCATTTTGTTGTCAAAGAGATGATTCGCTATGAAGGTATACGTGCTGCACGTGTGGCAAGACAAAGTGGTAGCATGTCCAGCCTGACAAATTACAGCTTTTTCACTGATGATGTATCTGAAGATTCGCTTAAAGAATCTGGAGACGAATTGCGTAATCTTGGCCTTACGGTTGTTTGTGGTCTTAGCGGTGAGCTTGAGAATGTCAAGAAGGCAGCTGGATTGGATGCCGATGCCATAACAGGTACAGTGGCAAGCTTTGGTCGCAGGTTGATAGAGATCAAGCAGTTTCTGAACACAGACATGAGAAATCTGGAAGAGGTTAGTGGGTTTCACGATACCCTCAAGTATTTCGTAGAGCATGCTGAGGCTGCCATAACTTTCTTGTTGGAAGAAGAAAGGAGAATAAGATCCTTGGTGCAGAGCACCACAGATTATTTTCATGGGAGTGCAGCAAAAGATGAAGGTTTACGGCTATTTGTTATCGTGCGAGATTTTCTTGGCATGATAGATAAGACATGCAAAGAAGTAAGGGAATCATCTAAGAAAGTTTCAAAGGCACCAAAAGCTAAGGACAGTGCAACTGCAAATCCTACTCCTGATCCCCGACAGCGACTATTTCCTGCAATTACGGATCGGCGGGTAGACAGTTCCAGTTCAGATGAAGAGGGGCCCTAA
- the LOC135629685 gene encoding formin-like protein 5 isoform X1 — translation MDTKRIVLFLFCLIFFPVLVMKESAGRQGGEGLSLALGDARLMSPPMMHEDTGVMRVSKVIRSLSPDIKHAVFKCLIRKGFHFDVFEDEHKLKNLYMECLDFILTLRPVPRRHLADQPPTAAPALSPAAGPSPPPASSPDARAEPQTPSPTPSQDSDLASASSSFPNESFSDLPSDIPPPKGPKPSKKKRHAAPHAPKEEENNQTKLVIIAVVISSAVTSLLLACVFCCYRKCCRESNDSFSGRDERPLLHLSLSDLSGTSSKSFGPIGSNHSDNFGGLPLKNGPLQNGHVFSSDLNSDNTLLPDRLSGYSHTSSIPSFGHKDTSETKASLPPPPGRPTLSTVVPPPPAAIPPPPAAIPPPPAAIPPSPAAVPPPPAAPPPPPSAMPPSKAAPPPPAPRPPLSNQKPGAGLPPPPPKAALPPRQSQGSSRTIRPPIAPNPGSLGAAGNGNSSKTKLKPFFWDKVLANPDQSNVWNQIRSGSFQFDEEMIETLFGYNAAGKTRVEIKKQSTTGDPPIQYIQLLDPKKSQNLAISLKALSVKKQEVHEALMEGNELPSALLQTLLRMQPTTDEELKLRLYNGDLSLLGPAEQFLRDLVDIPFAYKRMDVLLFMSSLHEDVSSIKDSFATLEATCTELRSNRLFLKLLEAVLKTGNRMNDGTYRGGAQAFKLDTLLKLSDVKGADGKTTLLHFVVKEMIRYEGIRAARVARQSGSMSSLTNYSFFTDDVSEDSLKESGDELRNLGLTVVCGLSGELENVKKAAGLDADAITGTVASFGRRLIEIKQFLNTDMRNLEEVSGFHDTLKYFVEHAEAAITFLLEEERRIRSLVQSTTDYFHGSAAKDEGLRLFVIVRDFLGMIDKTCKEVRESSKKVSKAPKAKDSATANPTPDPRQRLFPAITDRRVDSSSSDEEGP, via the exons ATGGATACGAAAAGGATCGTGCTTTTCCTCTTTTGTCTCATTTTTTTCCCTGTTCTGGTGATGAAAGAATCAGCGGGGAGGCAGGGAGGGGAGGGATTGTCATTGGCTTTGGGAGATGCTAGGTTGATGAGTCCCCCCATGATGCACGAGGACACG GGTGTGATGCGTGTTTCTAAAGTCATAAGATCTCTCTCACCAGACATAAAGCATGCAGTTTTCAAATGCCTAATTAGGAAAGGATTCCACTTTGATGTTTTTGAAGATGAGCATAAACTGAAAAATCTGTATATGGAATGCTTGGACTTCATACTTACTCTTCGTCCTGTTCCAAGAAGACATTTAGCAGATCAACCTCCAACTGCTGCACCTGCCTTGTCTCCAGCTGCCGGACCATCTCCTCCTCCAGCTTCATCACCCGATGCTAGAGCTGAACCACAAACACCTAGTCCTACTCCATCACAAGATTCTGATCTAGCATCAGCAAGCTCTTCATTCCCTAATGAGTCCTTCTCAGATTTGCCAAGTGACATCCCTCCACCAAAAGGTCCAAAACCATCCAAAAAGAAACGACATGCTGCTCCACATGCACCCAAGGAAGAGGAAAACAACCAAACAAAATTAGTTATCATCGCTGTAGTGATATCTTCAGCTGTGACATCTCTTCTTCTTGCATGTGTATTCTGTTGTTATCGGAAATGTTGTAGGGAAAGCAATGACTCATTTAGTGGAAGGGATGAGAGGCCCCTCTTGCATCTAAGCTTAAGTGATTTGTCTG GTACGTCAAGTAAGTCATTTGGACCAATTGGTTCGAATCATAGTGATAATTTTGGAGGGTTGCCACTTAAAAATGGACCACTCCAAAATGGTCATGTATTTTCCTCAGATCTCAACTCAGACAATACCTTACTACCTGACAGACTATCAGGATATTCCCATACTTCAAGTATTCCATCGTTTGGACATAAAGACACTTCTGAAACAAAAGCATCACTTCCTCCTCCGCCTGGTAGGCCTACTCTTTCAACTGTTGTTCCACCTCCACCTGCTGCTATCCCTCCTCCACCTGCTGCTATCCCTCCTCCACCTGCTGCCATCCCTCCTTCACCTGCTGCCGTCCCTCCTCCacctgctgctcctcctcctcctccatctgctATGCCTCCTAGTAAGGCGGCTCCTCCACCTCCTGCTCCACGACCACCATTGTCTAACCAAAAGCCTGGTGCTGggcttccaccaccaccaccgaaaGCTGCACTTCCTCCTCGTCAATCTCAAGGAAGTTCAAGAACCATACGACCACCAATTGCACCCAATCCAGGAAGCCTTGGTGCAGCTGGTAATGGCAATAGTTCTAAAACAAAGCTGAAGCCATTCTTTTGGGATAAAGTTCTTGCAAACCCAGATCAGTCCAATGTCTGGAATCAGATTAGATCAGGATCTTTCCA GTTCGACGAAGAGATGATAGAAACACTATTTGGCTACAATGCTGCTGGTAAAACCAGAGTTGAAATAAAGAAGCAATCAACCACTGGTGATCCTCCTATACAGTACATTCAGCTTCTTGACCCCAAGAAATCACAGAATTTGGCAATATCATTAAAGGCTCTGAGTGTCAAAAAACAAGAAGTCCATGAAGCACTCATGGAAG GAAATGAGCTTCCTAGTGCTCTTCTGCAAACATTGTTGAGAATGCAACCAACCACCGACGAAGAGTTGAAACTTCGGCTGTATAATGGTGATTTGTCCCTACTGGGGCCAGCAGAACAATTCCTAAGGGACTTGGTTGATATTCCTTTTGCCTATAAAAGGATGGATGTCTTGCTATTTATGTCTTCTCTACATGAAGATGTCTCAAGCATAAAGGATTCATTTGCGACTCTTGAGGCAA CTTGCACAGAACTCAGAAGCAATCGTCTGTTCTTAAAGCTATTAGAAGCTGTTCTTAAAACTGGCAACCGCATGAATGATGGCACCTACCGTGGAGGTGCTCAGGCATTTAAGCTTGACACGCTCTTGAAGTTGTCAGATGTTAAGGGTGCTGATGGGAAGACCACTCTGTTGCATTTTGTTGTCAAAGAGATGATTCGCTATGAAGGTATACGTGCTGCACGTGTGGCAAGACAAAGTGGTAGCATGTCCAGCCTGACAAATTACAGCTTTTTCACTGATGATGTATCTGAAGATTCGCTTAAAGAATCTGGAGACGAATTGCGTAATCTTGGCCTTACGGTTGTTTGTGGTCTTAGCGGTGAGCTTGAGAATGTCAAGAAGGCAGCTGGATTGGATGCCGATGCCATAACAGGTACAGTGGCAAGCTTTGGTCGCAGGTTGATAGAGATCAAGCAGTTTCTGAACACAGACATGAGAAATCTGGAAGAGGTTAGTGGGTTTCACGATACCCTCAAGTATTTCGTAGAGCATGCTGAGGCTGCCATAACTTTCTTGTTGGAAGAAGAAAGGAGAATAAGATCCTTGGTGCAGAGCACCACAGATTATTTTCATGGGAGTGCAGCAAAAGATGAAGGTTTACGGCTATTTGTTATCGTGCGAGATTTTCTTGGCATGATAGATAAGACATGCAAAGAAGTAAGGGAATCATCTAAGAAAGTTTCAAAGGCACCAAAAGCTAAGGACAGTGCAACTGCAAATCCTACTCCTGATCCCCGACAGCGACTATTTCCTGCAATTACGGATCGGCGGGTAGACAGTTCCAGTTCAGATGAAGAGGGGCCCTAA